From the Oncorhynchus keta strain PuntledgeMale-10-30-2019 chromosome 13, Oket_V2, whole genome shotgun sequence genome, the window CAAAtcaaagtaaaggaatggaattaagaatatataaatatttggatgagcaatgtcagtggcatagactaagatacagtagaatagaatacattatatacatatgagatgagtaatgcaaaatatgtaaacattataaaagtgactagtgttccattattaaagtggccagagatttcaAGTcaatgtatatagggcagcagtctctaatgtgctagtgatggctatttaacagtctgatgggctTGAGAGATGTTTATAAGTCTCCTTTTCAGTCCATGAGACCttttgaagaagaaaaaacataATGGgtttgacattaacctgtttatccaccgGTACTTCAGACAAGGGTGTGACTGAAAATGTTTGATGCAAGAGACCACTTTACAGAAATACAtgattcccataccattattacagagaatcagacaaattatgctaccctctgcctattggctacttagcttattcctcctgtctcaaaatacaacactgcccctttaagaagaaaaaaataagctCTTTACATGATTAGCTTTTCAAAGAAgtctagaaatgtacacattTTCTGCTCTTGttggaagcaatcactcccctattgctgactacaaatgatctataactggactTAAAACTCaataactagcaaaggatatgatcAAAATGTGCAcatgtggctacatgcagctttTGCTTTGATCTCTaaacaagcgcatctactcaTGACCGCTCATACTGTAAACACTCCAGTTCtaagtaaatggcacagatccatatatggcaatggtctatttgcatataggcctactggagCTTTGATTGGTTATGCCGCACTGTTCTCCGTATGGGTTGAGTTGTGCACAGTAGAATCCTATTCTGATGCGCTCTGCATACAACAAAATATCTTGCATAGTTCGTTTTGTTTCGgaatgttgcattgaaagtggctaatattgcgttgattcaatcacaattggggaaacgttgatagtgttaactaacggggaaaactctagaaagttgtGTGAAGTTCAGTCTCGTGCTTCTCTCCATGGGATGAAATGTATTTTGTTCTCTGCGTGGCAGGGAACATTGcttctctgtagctcagtgggTAGAGCAaggtgcttgcaacgccaggatagtgggtttgattcccgggaccacccatatgtaaaatgcatgcatgcatgactagtgtctgctaaatgacttattATAATATTACTGGTTTAACGCTAAAGATCCTTATGACCACATCTATTGAAAGTTCGAAATAGTCACATTACGATTGTATTTACTGTGTATACTCTGTCCTGGTTTTTTCCCCCCTTAGGATTTACACAAAAAATACTCGTATATCCGCAAGACGCGGCCAGATGGGAACTGTTTCTACAGAGCTTTTGGCTTTTCACATCTCGAATCACTGCTAGAAGACAGCAAAGAGCTGCAGAGGTAACGTAGCACTTCCATAGTGCATCTAGATCCTCGATGTTCAGCAAAGCCGACTCTGTAATACGACAGCTGGATGTCATCTAGTTAGTGTTGCTGCATTAATTGCTACTGAATACCGATGATGCAATGTATGTCTGTAGGTTCAAAGCAGTGGCAGCAAAGAGCAAACTGGACCTGGTCAACCAGGGTTTTACAGAGTTCACCATCGAAGACTTCCACAATACTGTGAGTTGCTGTTCTATTATTACACACACTTGAACAACAGTGACAGCACACACGCATTACACATATACTGAACATGTTAACCGCTGTTAGTGACATCACATAAAATCATCACTTAACTGACCATATTGTTAATTCTTCCCCTAGTTCATGGACCTGTTGGAGCTGTGTGAGAAGCAGCCAGGCCTCCGTGAGCTGCTGGGCTCCTTCAGAGACCAGAGCGTGTCAGACTACATCGTGGTGTACCTGCGGCTGCTCACCTCAGGCTACCTGCAGAGGGAGCACGGCTTCTTCCAGCACTTCATCGAGGGTGGACGATCCGTCAAGGAGTTCTGCCAGCAGGTGGGTTCCAATTTTGTTGTGTTCAGTAGGTATGAAGTGGATGAAAACACTCTGAAACAGGGTGAAACTATCTCTACTCGCCCAAAAAGAAACACTTGTTATTCTTGTGTAATTTTTTTGTTAGTGTCTTTTAATAAACACAACGCTAGTTTAAGGCGAGAAGCTAGATTGATGATTTGTTTACATATGGCTTGAATTTTGTCTGGTTGTCAAATCAAAtcgtcaaatcaaatgtatttatataacccttcgtacatcagctgatatctcaaagtgctgtacagaaacccagcctaaaaccccaaacagcaagcaatgcaggtgtagaagcacggtggctaggaaaaactccctagaaaggccaaaacctaggaagaaacctatagaggaaccaggatatgtggggtggccagtcctcttctggctgtgccgggtggagattataacagaacatggccaagatgttcaaatgttcataaatgaccagcatggtcaaataataataaggcagaacagttgaaactggagcagcagcacggccaggtggactggggacagcaaggagtcatcatgtcaggtagtcctgaggcatggtcctagggctcaggtcctccgagagagagaaagagagaattagagagcacacttaaattcacacaggacaccagataagacaggagaagtactccagatataacaaactgaccctagccccccgacacaaattactgcagcataaatactggaggctgagacaggaggggtcaggagacactgtggccccatccgaggacacccctggacagggccaaaccggaaggatataactccacccactttgccaaagcacagcccccacaccactacagggatatcttcaaccaccaacttaccatcctgagacgaggctgagtatagcccacaaagatctctgccacggcacaacccaagggggggggggcaacccagacaggatgaccacattagtgaatcaacccactctggtgacgcaccccctccagggacggtatgagagagacccagtaagccagtgactcagcccctgtaatagggttagaggcagagaatcccagtggaaagaggggaacccggccaggcagagacagcaagggcggttcgttgctccagagcctttccattcaccttcccactcctgggccagactacactcaatcatatgacccactgaagagatgagtcttcagtaaggacttaaaggttgagaccgagtttgcgtctctgacatgggtaggcagaccgttccataaaaatggagctctataggagaaagccctgcctccagctgtttgcttagaaattctagggacaattaggaggcctgcgtcttgtgaccgtagcgtacgtgtaggtatgtacggcaggaccaaatcagagagataggtaggagcaagcccatgtaatgctttgtaggttagcagtaaaaccttgaaatcagcccttgctttgacaggaagccagtgtagggaggctagcactggagtaatatgatcacatttttgggttctagtcagggttctagcagccgtatttagcactaattgaagtttatttagtgctttatccgggtagccggaaagtagagcattccAGTAGTCTagcctagaagtgacaaaagcattaATTATTTTTTCTGcgtaatttttggacagaaagtttctgatttttgcgattgttacgtagatggaaaaaagcggTCCTTGAAATTGTAtttatgttcttcaaaagagagatcagggttcagagtaacgccgaggtccttcagttttatttgagacgactgtacaacattaagattaattgtcagattcaacagaagatctctttgtttcttaggacctagaacaagcatctctgttttgtccgagtttaaaagtagaaagtttgcagccatccacttccttatgtctgaaacgcatgcttctagcgagggcaattttggggcttcaacatgtttcattgaaatgtacagctgtgtgtcatccgcatagcagtgaaagttaacattatgttttcgaatgacatccccaagaggtaaaatatatagtgaaaacaatagtggtcctaaaacggaacctttgGTTGTGTGCAATGAGTCAGAACTAGTGTTCCTACATGGTCCTCTTGGGTACGCAGCATGCACATTCCAAAGTCTTGCGTAACAGCGGTAACAAGTTAAAACACTTCACTTGTCGTCTGTGTTTCTCTTGTCCAGGAGGTGGAGCCCATGTCTAAAGAAAGTGACCATATCCACATCATTGCCTTGGCCCAGGCCTTGAACGTGTCCATCCTAGTGGAGTACATGGACCGGGGTGAGGGAGGCTCTGTCAACCACCACGTCTTCCCTGAAGGCAGCGAGCCTCGTGTCTTCCTCCTCTATAGACCCGGCCACTACGACATCTTGTACAAATAACAGTCTGCTGTTTTAGAGATTCCCCCCCCCTTTCCACTGCTGTAGTGGCAGTGGAGAAATGCTTCAACTGCCACGTTGATGCATACGTGTGTATGAAGGTTACAGTATTGTatctgagagagaaaaaaactatCACATTATACAGCCCTCTTCTCCCGCCCCTTCACTCCTGTTTCCCCTCATCACAGAAAAGtgaattaataaaaaaatattatcaAAAAATAGCAGTGAATCCAGGAGTATAGAGTTGTacagtttcttttttttttttggtggttGTAAATGTTATCAACTTgctttttttgtttattttcctTTGGTCCGCTGCGTTTCACGAGTTTTATTAAAGGGATTACATCTTATTTGACTTGTATGTTAATGTCTTTGTCACTCGTCTGGTATTGTCACATTTCAGCGGGCATAGCAGCAATCTGAAATGGAGTATTTGAATAACTTCCATGTCTATGTAATGTCCTTATCTCTCTGTGCATGTGTCACACACAGTAGcagtcacaagtttggacacatactcaagttttttttttttttaaactattttctacattgtagaatttaatagtgaagacatcaactattaaataacatgtatgggaatcatgttgtaaccaaaagtgttacacaaatcaaTATATTTTTCTCACCTCAGGCTActtcctgagtggcgcagtggtctaaggaactgcatctcagtgcaagaggtgtcgctacagtccctggttcgaatccaggctgtatcacatccggctgtgattgggagtcccatagggtgatgCACAATTAACCCAGCATCGTACAGGTCTGGCcggtggtaggccgtcattgtaaagaatttgttattaacgcACTTGCCTcgttaattttttatttaaaatgaggtagtcacctggaatgcatttcaattaacaggtgccttgttaatttgtggaattcctttcATTAATGCgtatgagccaatcagttgtgttgtgacaaggtaggggtggtatagccctatttggtaaaagaccaagtccatgttatggcaagaaccgCTTACAtttgcaaagagaaatgacagtctttaaaacatgaaggtcagtcaatccggaa encodes:
- the LOC118391897 gene encoding ubiquitin thioesterase OTUB1-like produces the protein MAEEQQQETTQGEMEAGGVNCLAYDEAIMAQQDRIQQEIATSIPLVSDRQELSVLQREYAVEDTIYQLKIKDLHKKYSYIRKTRPDGNCFYRAFGFSHLESLLEDSKELQRFKAVAAKSKLDLVNQGFTEFTIEDFHNTFMDLLELCEKQPGLRELLGSFRDQSVSDYIVVYLRLLTSGYLQREHGFFQHFIEGGRSVKEFCQQEVEPMSKESDHIHIIALAQALNVSILVEYMDRGEGGSVNHHVFPEGSEPRVFLLYRPGHYDILYK